The genomic stretch TCAGGAAAAGGGAGCTTATCTAAATCATCTATGAAAGGCCTGACTTCATTCCTTTTAACGCCGCCAGGAGATTTAAATGAAATATTTGGAATGTTACTATAATCATTGCCTTCATCGTATGCATTGGCTAAATCCAGCATTGCAAATTCGCCTTCGCCGCAACAAGTAATGTCAACACCAGGATGATTTATTACGTCAGGATAAAAAGTAGGATAAGGCCCTCCAAAAACTGTTAATACATCCTTTGACTGCTTTATCTGGTTAGCAGTCTCTATCGCCCAGTTATGTTCACCGCTCATTACAGAAAAGGCAACTATATCTTTTTCTTGTATATTCTTAAGAAAATCCTTCGCGTGCCTGCCAATAAAAAGATCAACGTTGTGACCGTGCCTTTTTAGATTAGCTGAGATGATCTCAGGCCCAGCATATTCATACCATATTCTCTGTAAAAATATAATCCTGGCCATAGGTTAATTTCTGCTCACGCTAAACAGGCCTCTATCAATGACCCAGCTATAGCACTATATGCATCGCACGGGCTCCAGCAAGAAGGGCACATATGATTAGAACATTCGTAACTCAAGCGCCTGGCATCTTCTTGATTCCAGATACTAGAAAAATCCTCTTTTAAATCTCTTATATTCATCAATCTTTTATTGTACATCGTGCAGGGAAAAAGATCTCCATAGGGGTCAAGAAAACAGCTTGAAGAAAAGGCCTGACATTTAAGCGGGCATTTATCAGTCTTTATGTACTTAAGATATAATTTTAAATATCTGCGCCTTAAAAAATTATTAATGGAAAAACCCTCTTTATCCATTTCTAAGATCTTGGTTATTTCAGCAGCTACTTTACTATTGTCTAATGGCTCCATGTCCTGATTCCCATAATAAAGACTAGATCTCTGGAATACATTTACGATAATGTCATCAAATTTAATACCAGGGTATGTGTCTTTTAACACTGCGAATGTATCAGAGAACTTATCCATATTGTGCGCTGAAAGTGTAAAATCCAACTGCGGCCTGACCAATTCCATATCTTTTAAACGCTTAAAGGTCTCTATTGCCCTAGCCCATGCACCCTCTACACCTCTTATTTCATCATGTAGCGAGGGCGGCCCATCTATGCTTATGCTGTACACGAGCTTGAGGTCTTTATCTTTTTTCCTTACCTCTTTTGTTAAATCAACTATTCTATCTGTCAGCTGACCATTCGTTGAAATATGTACTGCGCCCAGCCTTTTACAATAATGCGAAATAATATCTATTATCTCTTTTAAATCAGGTCTCAAAAAGGCCTCGCCTCCTGTAATACCCACCCATGAAAACTTATTAGCCTTTTTGAAAAAATTATCTACTTCATTAAGTGTCAGTTCGTTGCTATGGTCGCGCTTCTGCCATATGTTACACATCTTGCACTTCAGGTTACACCTGTATGTCACTACATACGATATCTTAAGGGGAAAAGATAATCTTCTAAAGTTCGAAATGGCCATTGATTTAAGAAAATGCAGTTTTTTTATTAAATTACTTTGCATTCAACCATACCTCTTACTGAATTCACCATATAAACCTTATCCGCATTGCATAAATCTTTCTTGTACAGTATCTTTTCTCTCAGGGGAAATTGCCTTTTATTTAAAAGAGACTTTCGATAGACACCATTCAATAATCCACACTCAAGTGGCGGCGTGTAATAAAACTGTCCTTTTTTTATAATTATATTAGATATAGCACCCTCTGTAATCTGATTTTTCTCATTTCTGAAAATTATATCGAAGTACCCACATCTTTTCCATTTTGTGTGTTCTTTATTATATAGATCCCTGTTTGTGCTCTTATGATAGAGGTATGGATTTTCAGAAGAGACCTTTTTATTAGAAAATCTTAC from Candidatus Gorgyraea atricola encodes the following:
- a CDS encoding radical SAM protein; its protein translation is MQSNLIKKLHFLKSMAISNFRRLSFPLKISYVVTYRCNLKCKMCNIWQKRDHSNELTLNEVDNFFKKANKFSWVGITGGEAFLRPDLKEIIDIISHYCKRLGAVHISTNGQLTDRIVDLTKEVRKKDKDLKLVYSISIDGPPSLHDEIRGVEGAWARAIETFKRLKDMELVRPQLDFTLSAHNMDKFSDTFAVLKDTYPGIKFDDIIVNVFQRSSLYYGNQDMEPLDNSKVAAEITKILEMDKEGFSINNFLRRRYLKLYLKYIKTDKCPLKCQAFSSSCFLDPYGDLFPCTMYNKRLMNIRDLKEDFSSIWNQEDARRLSYECSNHMCPSCWSPCDAYSAIAGSLIEACLA